A section of the Hypomesus transpacificus isolate Combined female chromosome 1, fHypTra1, whole genome shotgun sequence genome encodes:
- the rab33a gene encoding ras-related protein Rab-33A has translation MANESLENDKATAATGNSRIANLTSSMDLSTSLDLSVQTRIFKIIVIGDSNVGKTCLTFRFTGGSFPEKTEATIGVDFREKAVEIEGEKIKVQVWDTAGQERFRKSMVEHYYRNVHAVVFVYDVTKMASFQNLKTWIQECNGHRVSSAVPRVLVGNKCDLTEQIQVPSNTALKFADAHGMLLFETSAKDPKESQNVDSIFMCLACRLKAQKSLLYRDVEREDGRVRLSQDTQVKNNCPC, from the exons ATGGCAAATGAATCTCTTGAGAATGACAAAGCAACGGCTGCAACCGGAAACTCGAGAATTGCAAACCTCACATCATCTATGGATCTCAGCACATCGTTAGATTTAAGTGTTCAAACTAGAATATTTAAGATTATAGTAATCGGGGATTCAAATGTCGGCAAGACCTGTCTCACATTCCGCTTCACCGGGGGAAGCTTTCCTGAGAAGACAGAAGCGACGATCGGTGTGGATTTCAGGGAGAAAGCCGTCGAGATAGAAGGCGAAAAAATTAAG GTACAAGTGTGGGACACGGCAGGTCAGGAGCGCTTCAGAAAGAGCATGGTGGAACACTACTACCGCAACGTCCACGCCGTGGTCTTTGTTTACGACGTCACCAAGATGGCCTCCTTCCAGAACCTAAAGACCTGGATCCAGGAGTGCAACGGGCATCGGGTCTCATCGGCTGTGCCACGCGTCTTAGTGGGCAACAAATGCGATCTGACGGAGCAGATCCAGGTGCCCTCCAACACAGCCCTCAAGTTTGCAGATGCCCACGGAATGCTGCTGTTTGAGACGTCGGCAAAAGACCCCAAGGAAAGCCAGAATGTGGACTCTATCTTTATGTGTCTGGCATGCCGCCTGAAGGCCCAGAAGTCCTTGCTCTAtagggatgtggagagggaggacggcagggtgaGGCTCTCGCAGGACACACAAGTGAAAAACAACTGCCCCtgttga